Proteins encoded together in one Acholeplasma hippikon window:
- a CDS encoding GNAT family N-acetyltransferase has translation MDVIIRKISSLDADKYIEFFDYTAHDTKLEKDKCYCVGWNDSNDNLTYSDKDTRRTYAHKYVIEEKITGYIAELDNKIIGWVNVNHKTNCSQCANWKNYMSYVPMDQKKVLSIYCFVVNEKYYRQGIASQLLKKVIEDAIVEDYDLIESYPYEEKLHGYSNFGGYVSMYEKEGFKLTLKTEYGLVMQKKLK, from the coding sequence ATGGATGTTATTATAAGAAAGATTTCAAGTTTGGATGCAGATAAGTATATTGAGTTTTTTGATTACACAGCACATGATACAAAATTAGAAAAAGATAAATGTTATTGTGTTGGGTGGAACGATTCAAATGACAACTTAACTTATTCTGATAAAGACACAAGAAGAACATATGCACATAAGTATGTAATAGAAGAGAAGATTACAGGATATATTGCAGAATTAGATAACAAAATTATTGGTTGGGTAAATGTGAATCATAAAACTAACTGTAGCCAATGTGCCAATTGGAAGAATTATATGAGTTATGTACCCATGGATCAAAAGAAAGTATTATCAATATATTGTTTTGTTGTTAATGAGAAATATTATAGACAAGGTATTGCTAGTCAATTATTAAAAAAAGTAATTGAAGATGCAATTGTTGAAGATTATGATCTAATAGAATCTTATCCATATGAAGAAAAACTTCATGGATATAGTAATTTTGGAGGCTATGTATCCATGTATGAAAAGGAAGGATTTAAATTAACTTTAAAAACAGAATATGGCCTAGTGATGCAAAAAAAATTAAAGTGA
- a CDS encoding glycoside hydrolase family 130 protein — translation MRRAKQNPLITIKDIKPTHPSLKVDGVFNCGATKYNNQYILLLRIAESAISEDGYIKVPVLENKKLQIKLIDKNDKNLDFRDSRTIKNTESKVEYLTSLSHFRRAYSNDGIHFTVDKEPWIYPESEMESWGIEDPRVTHVLDKYLITYTAVSKHGVSVGLIETKDFISYERKGIILPVDNKDVSILPEKINGKYFMYHRPVPNDIGYPNMWSASSLDLTHWGEHKILLTVDENDWENGRIGGGAPSVKTNRGWLHIYHAANKDSVYKLGAFLTSLDDPTKILYKTSEPILSPFETYELHGFFGNVVFTCGIILESDEIKIYYGAADDKICLATISLDEIYQKLKPFRG, via the coding sequence ATGAGAAGGGCGAAACAAAATCCACTAATCACAATTAAAGATATAAAACCAACACATCCAAGTTTAAAAGTTGATGGTGTATTTAATTGTGGGGCAACTAAATATAATAATCAATATATATTGTTACTTAGAATTGCAGAAAGCGCAATTTCAGAGGACGGTTATATAAAAGTGCCTGTATTAGAAAATAAAAAGTTACAAATTAAATTAATTGATAAAAATGATAAGAATTTAGATTTTAGAGATTCAAGAACAATTAAAAATACAGAAAGTAAAGTTGAATACTTAACTTCGCTTTCGCATTTTAGAAGAGCATATTCAAACGACGGCATTCATTTTACAGTTGATAAAGAACCTTGGATTTATCCAGAGTCAGAAATGGAATCTTGGGGTATAGAAGACCCAAGAGTTACGCATGTATTAGATAAGTATTTAATTACATATACTGCAGTTTCAAAACATGGTGTTTCTGTGGGGTTAATTGAAACAAAAGATTTTATTTCCTATGAAAGAAAAGGAATTATTTTGCCTGTTGATAATAAAGATGTATCAATTTTGCCAGAGAAAATCAATGGAAAATATTTTATGTATCATCGCCCTGTGCCTAATGATATTGGGTATCCAAATATGTGGAGTGCCTCTTCTTTAGATTTAACACATTGGGGAGAGCATAAGATACTTTTAACAGTTGATGAAAATGATTGGGAAAATGGTAGGATTGGTGGTGGGGCACCGTCAGTGAAAACCAATCGTGGATGGTTGCATATTTATCATGCAGCAAATAAAGATTCTGTTTATAAATTAGGTGCATTTTTAACTTCACTTGATGATCCTACAAAAATACTTTATAAAACAAGTGAACCAATTTTATCACCTTTTGAAACGTATGAATTGCATGGTTTCTTTGGAAATGTAGTTTTCACTTGTGGCATCATCTTAGAGTCAGATGAAATTAAAATTTATTATGGTGCAGCGGATGATAAGATTTGTCTAGCGACAATTTCATTAGATGAAATCTATCAAAAACTAAAACCTTTTAGGGGTTAA
- a CDS encoding DUF1861 family protein, whose protein sequence is MKQTITELLKEFKKDKSPTHPKTVKFIGVDGNDVYNPSAPFLYQGKELILGRVEKRDSELSEAVFFEKVGEVYQRRSDLKPLNLQDPCVTVIQGEFIIGGTFVSFKGKNVEWYTKFYRGKDLNHLVPFLDAPMGMKDVRLLELSDHRIAVFSRPQGLKGGRGKIGFDIANSLADVTTEFIDQVPLFDQFIDDEWGGANHLTLIDKHTIGVLGHIANFSEDNVRHYYAMTFKVDIKTKKASPMKIIAVRDNFNPGPSKRPDLVDVLFSAALVKKNDEVYTLFVGVSDAEIQTIEVTNPF, encoded by the coding sequence ATGAAACAGACAATTACTGAATTATTAAAAGAATTTAAGAAAGATAAATCTCCAACCCATCCTAAGACAGTTAAATTTATAGGTGTAGATGGAAATGATGTTTATAATCCAAGTGCACCATTTTTATATCAAGGTAAAGAACTTATTTTAGGACGTGTAGAAAAAAGAGATTCGGAACTAAGTGAAGCAGTATTCTTTGAAAAAGTAGGAGAAGTTTATCAAAGAAGAAGTGATTTGAAACCGTTAAATCTTCAAGATCCTTGTGTTACTGTCATTCAAGGTGAGTTCATTATTGGAGGTACTTTTGTATCCTTTAAGGGAAAAAATGTTGAATGGTATACAAAGTTTTATAGAGGAAAAGACTTGAATCATTTAGTGCCATTCTTAGATGCGCCAATGGGAATGAAGGATGTGCGCTTATTAGAATTATCAGATCATAGAATTGCAGTCTTTTCTAGACCGCAAGGATTAAAAGGTGGACGCGGTAAAATTGGATTTGATATAGCAAATTCATTAGCGGATGTTACAACAGAGTTTATTGATCAAGTACCTTTATTTGATCAGTTTATAGATGATGAATGGGGTGGGGCAAATCACTTAACGTTAATTGATAAACATACGATTGGTGTTTTAGGTCATATTGCAAACTTTAGTGAAGATAATGTTAGACATTATTACGCAATGACTTTTAAGGTAGATATTAAAACCAAAAAAGCATCGCCAATGAAAATAATAGCTGTTAGGGATAACTTTAATCCTGGTCCTTCAAAACGACCTGATTTAGTAGATGTCTTATTTTCGGCAGCTTTAGTAAAAAAGAATGATGAAGTATATACTTTATTTGTTGGAGTATCAGATGCTGAAATACAGACAATTGAGGTAACTAACCCATTCTAA
- a CDS encoding cation:proton antiporter: protein MNLYEKLGVTSNVAIVILSVGIMLSLGFLMTRLTKKLKLPNVTAYIVVGILIGPFVLNLIPREVVSGMDFLADIALAFIAFSTGEFFKLSILKKNGLKVVVITIFEALFASILIFFVTFYLLKMTLAFSIVLAALAAATAPASTVMTIRQTGAKGDFVDTLIQVVALDDIVGLVAYSIAISVAIALNSGGSISFGSILQPIAINIGVVLIGGLFGYFMKLLMTAKRSTDNRLIIALALIFLFCGICALLDISPLLGCMSMGTVYINITDDDKLFKQLNYFSPPILLLFFVRSGVNFKLDALLSTSTLVGTTPLLLIGIIYFIVRIIGKYFGAYSGSAVVGKSKEVKNYLGLALIPQAGVAIGLAALGARALGGESGQALETIILASSVLYELIGPVCAKLALYLSKSYSNKLEDITEVVEVKADGTKKSDVEILIERINEIKEKIPKHEKALMQEEIAFTEEAEQYYQMQSRVGLLNRKK from the coding sequence ATGAATTTATATGAAAAACTAGGGGTAACATCAAATGTTGCCATCGTCATTCTATCAGTTGGTATCATGTTATCGCTAGGCTTCTTGATGACTAGACTAACAAAAAAATTAAAACTACCAAATGTAACGGCTTATATCGTAGTTGGAATCTTAATTGGGCCATTTGTGCTTAATTTAATTCCAAGAGAAGTCGTAAGTGGTATGGACTTTTTAGCAGATATCGCTTTAGCGTTTATTGCATTCTCAACAGGTGAGTTTTTCAAATTATCAATTTTAAAGAAAAATGGACTAAAAGTTGTTGTAATTACAATATTTGAAGCTTTGTTTGCATCAATTTTAATTTTCTTTGTCACATTTTATTTATTAAAAATGACATTAGCATTTTCAATCGTGTTAGCGGCTTTAGCAGCTGCAACAGCTCCTGCATCAACTGTCATGACAATTAGACAAACTGGTGCAAAAGGAGATTTTGTTGATACATTAATTCAAGTAGTTGCTTTAGATGATATTGTAGGATTAGTTGCATATTCAATTGCAATTTCTGTGGCGATCGCTTTAAACAGTGGTGGAAGTATTAGTTTTGGATCAATTTTACAACCAATTGCAATTAATATTGGGGTTGTTTTAATTGGTGGCTTATTTGGCTATTTTATGAAATTATTAATGACCGCTAAACGTTCTACAGATAATAGACTTATTATTGCACTTGCTTTAATCTTCTTATTCTGTGGTATTTGTGCATTATTAGACATTTCTCCATTACTTGGATGCATGTCAATGGGGACAGTTTATATTAATATTACAGATGATGACAAACTCTTTAAGCAATTAAATTACTTTAGTCCTCCAATTTTATTATTATTCTTTGTAAGATCTGGAGTAAATTTTAAATTAGATGCGTTACTAAGTACATCAACGTTAGTTGGAACAACACCACTTTTACTTATTGGTATTATCTATTTCATCGTAAGAATTATTGGTAAATATTTTGGGGCTTATTCAGGTTCTGCTGTAGTAGGTAAATCAAAAGAGGTTAAGAATTATTTAGGTTTAGCCTTAATTCCTCAAGCAGGAGTTGCTATCGGGTTAGCAGCACTAGGTGCTAGAGCACTTGGTGGTGAAAGTGGCCAAGCACTAGAAACGATTATTTTAGCATCAAGCGTTCTCTATGAATTGATTGGACCTGTTTGTGCTAAACTAGCATTATATCTATCTAAATCATATTCTAATAAGTTAGAAGATATTACTGAAGTCGTAGAAGTTAAAGCTGATGGTACGAAAAAGTCAGATGTCGAAATCTTAATTGAAAGAATTAATGAAATTAAAGAAAAAATACCTAAGCATGAAAAAGCATTAATGCAAGAAGAAATTGCGTTCACAGAAGAAGCTGAACAGTACTATCAAATGCAATCAAGAGTGGGACTCTTGAATAGAAAGAAATAG
- a CDS encoding DUF4865 family protein, with protein sequence MIGMQYRISFESNFDMNKIRERVFNNGYKTDDFPNLIFKLYLIKDGLDNKLYAPLYLFESEKGMNKFIFEGYYNNILTSFGWQKIDTLVPLTYNIENIKITKFVLEDVYRIKPCLDLRYPIVEYRKDAIGFISYYDTKTWEQKNYYFYEKRPLLTENGIVFECLHVSQSTK encoded by the coding sequence ATGATTGGAATGCAATATAGAATATCATTTGAATCAAATTTTGATATGAATAAAATAAGGGAAAGAGTTTTTAATAACGGATATAAAACAGATGATTTTCCTAATTTAATTTTCAAATTGTATCTGATTAAAGACGGTTTAGATAATAAATTATATGCACCATTATATTTGTTTGAGAGTGAAAAAGGGATGAATAAGTTTATTTTTGAAGGGTATTACAATAATATTCTAACTTCTTTTGGTTGGCAAAAGATTGATACTTTAGTTCCTTTAACTTATAACATTGAAAATATAAAAATTACGAAATTTGTCTTAGAAGATGTTTATCGAATAAAGCCATGTTTGGATTTGCGTTATCCAATTGTTGAGTATCGTAAAGATGCTATTGGCTTCATTAGTTATTATGATACAAAAACTTGGGAACAAAAAAACTATTATTTTTATGAAAAAAGACCATTATTAACAGAAAATGGTATTGTATTTGAGTGTTTACACGTCTCACAATCTACAAAATAA
- a CDS encoding immunoglobulin-like domain-containing protein has protein sequence MKKLLLFVLNLMLFVIVSCGSEKDTTKPIILLSGGKTAIIVGDDFIGPQVSVTDNADDSIEVVISGDTIDTTKPGTYTLYYDATDSAGNKANQKSFTVTVYAYISNMDILNGGFETGNLSGWTIESIDGKSDAFKDEYVISANNRKEGTYFFDGSKTDDDKVGAIRSSNFILGGSGWINFRLGGGNDVEHLYLAIYRASDDVMIAKFANTNPQKYGGNEILVSYKFNLLTIPNVKLGDELYIRVVDTKLENWAIIKIDDIKTFNIEEPSQTTYETVLNQL, from the coding sequence ATGAAAAAACTTCTTTTATTTGTTTTAAACTTAATGTTATTCGTTATAGTAAGTTGTGGTAGTGAAAAAGATACCACAAAACCAATTATTCTTTTAAGTGGTGGTAAAACCGCAATCATTGTTGGTGATGATTTTATTGGTCCTCAAGTATCTGTTACAGATAATGCAGATGATTCAATTGAAGTTGTCATTAGTGGTGATACAATTGATACAACTAAACCAGGAACTTATACGCTTTATTATGATGCTACAGACAGTGCAGGAAATAAAGCGAATCAAAAATCATTTACGGTTACAGTCTATGCATATATATCAAACATGGATATTTTAAATGGTGGATTTGAAACTGGAAATTTAAGTGGGTGGACAATCGAATCAATCGATGGTAAATCAGACGCATTCAAAGATGAATATGTCATCTCAGCAAATAATAGAAAAGAAGGAACTTATTTCTTTGACGGTTCAAAAACTGATGATGATAAAGTAGGAGCAATTCGTTCTTCGAACTTTATTTTAGGCGGTAGTGGTTGGATTAATTTTAGGCTAGGTGGAGGAAATGACGTAGAACATTTATATTTAGCTATTTACCGCGCAAGTGATGATGTGATGATTGCGAAATTTGCGAATACAAATCCTCAAAAGTATGGAGGAAATGAAATTCTAGTGAGCTATAAATTCAATTTATTAACTATACCAAATGTTAAATTAGGTGATGAATTATATATACGTGTAGTTGATACAAAATTAGAAAATTGGGCAATTATTAAAATAGATGATATTAAGACTTTTAACATAGAAGAACCAAGCCAAACAACATACGAAACTGTATTAAATCAGCTTTAA
- a CDS encoding MgtC/SapB family protein: protein MINDPIGNLLGNWALDTNLYSILFRLVISIIFSAIVGWERSSKRHAAGIRTFMIVTLSSTLAMLLDIKLMREQEGGLWLISTASIIAIAIISTNTILYSSKNQIKGLTTSVSLWASGIIGLLIGAGNYTVVLIVGTVFVMLLSLVPPLEIYLKNRSNHFEFQLELIDAIYLKDFSTIIRELGLRIDGLESNPAYINSGLSVYSVSVSIVKEELKKFKTHVEIIEALRSLDYVHYIEEMK from the coding sequence ATGATAAACGATCCAATTGGAAACTTATTAGGAAATTGGGCACTGGATACTAACTTATACAGTATTTTATTTAGATTAGTTATCTCTATTATCTTCTCAGCTATTGTTGGATGGGAACGATCAAGTAAGCGCCATGCAGCAGGTATTAGAACCTTTATGATTGTTACATTAAGTTCAACACTAGCCATGCTGCTGGATATTAAATTAATGAGAGAACAAGAAGGTGGCTTATGGTTAATTTCAACGGCATCGATTATTGCAATTGCAATTATTTCAACCAACACAATTCTCTATAGTTCTAAAAACCAAATTAAAGGGTTAACAACTTCAGTAAGTCTTTGGGCAAGCGGGATTATAGGACTTCTAATTGGTGCCGGAAACTATACAGTAGTTTTAATCGTAGGTACTGTATTTGTGATGTTATTATCACTGGTTCCGCCACTTGAAATATATTTAAAGAACCGTTCAAACCACTTTGAGTTTCAGTTAGAGTTAATTGATGCTATTTACTTAAAAGACTTTTCAACAATTATTCGTGAACTAGGTTTAAGAATTGATGGTTTAGAGTCAAATCCTGCTTATATAAACAGTGGTTTAAGTGTTTATTCAGTAAGTGTTTCAATTGTTAAAGAAGAATTAAAAAAGTTTAAAACTCACGTAGAAATCATTGAAGCATTACGTTCACTAGATTATGTTCATTATATTGAAGAAATGAAATAA
- a CDS encoding beta-N-acetylhexosaminidase — MEKLLEKLNIKHQVTKFIESNETVLEGHTLYYKNIPSALYLLNHYNHHGTIVKDDGFKVKGTMIDLSRNAVFKLTYFKSVILRQALLGYNEIWLYMEDIYELEDYKKFGYLRGKYSLKDIRELDQYASELGVTLVPCIQTLGHMGQFLKWPGSGKYRDQSDVLIISDDTYKFIEAMITFCKSAFKTPKIHVGMDETFGFALGRYYKVNGYKNPEDLFLNHLQNVYNIAKKMGYGEVCIWSDMFFRHRSKANYYYDLEIQFEDDFINRIPKDITLVYWDYYSKDENIYRGMIQNHQKMNRKVIMASGTWIWTKLFYDQNKTLSTATHAIKMSQENNVQEIIFTQWNDDGAYCDYESSFLGLFDVNQVIDESINENYLEKIKCKSYSVLKTASNINALGYEPVLLLWDDLLLGIYLNNHVGYDYHLLTPMLENTIEFIKEAEKTNYNHLICIAKLLKNKLALRKILLEGYFETKNFDGAKEELNEMRKNLIDVVESFEKNWNERNKMFGLEVIQNRLFSQLRRIDTYESLVNNYHFDEKLEFLEEKLEKDPWNNVKFIDVALSSKQ; from the coding sequence ATGGAAAAATTACTAGAAAAACTAAACATTAAACATCAAGTAACTAAATTTATTGAAAGTAATGAAACAGTATTAGAAGGGCACACGCTTTATTATAAAAATATTCCAAGTGCGCTATATCTTTTGAATCATTATAATCATCATGGAACAATTGTTAAAGATGATGGATTTAAAGTTAAAGGAACAATGATTGATTTATCTAGAAATGCAGTCTTTAAATTAACATACTTTAAATCAGTTATATTAAGACAAGCACTTTTGGGATACAATGAGATTTGGTTATATATGGAAGATATCTATGAACTTGAAGACTATAAAAAATTTGGATATCTAAGAGGTAAGTATAGTTTAAAAGATATTCGTGAACTTGATCAATATGCGAGCGAATTAGGAGTAACTTTAGTTCCTTGTATTCAAACCCTAGGTCATATGGGACAATTTTTAAAATGGCCAGGTAGTGGTAAGTATCGCGATCAATCTGATGTCTTAATCATTTCTGATGATACGTATAAGTTTATTGAAGCAATGATTACTTTTTGTAAAAGTGCCTTTAAAACACCTAAAATCCATGTAGGCATGGATGAAACATTTGGATTTGCATTAGGAAGATACTATAAAGTCAATGGATATAAAAACCCAGAAGATTTATTCTTAAATCATCTACAAAATGTTTATAATATTGCTAAAAAGATGGGATATGGAGAAGTATGTATTTGGTCAGATATGTTTTTCCGTCATCGCTCAAAAGCAAATTATTATTATGATTTAGAAATTCAATTTGAAGATGATTTTATTAATCGCATTCCTAAAGATATAACACTAGTTTATTGGGATTATTATAGCAAAGATGAAAATATATATCGTGGTATGATTCAAAATCACCAAAAGATGAATCGTAAAGTGATTATGGCTAGTGGTACTTGGATTTGGACTAAACTTTTTTATGATCAAAATAAAACATTATCTACTGCAACGCATGCGATTAAAATGTCTCAAGAAAACAATGTACAGGAGATTATATTTACACAGTGGAATGATGATGGAGCGTATTGTGACTATGAGTCGTCATTCTTAGGATTGTTTGATGTAAATCAAGTAATTGATGAATCAATAAATGAAAACTATTTAGAAAAAATCAAGTGTAAATCATACTCGGTTTTAAAGACTGCATCCAACATCAATGCCTTGGGTTATGAACCAGTTTTATTATTATGGGATGATTTATTACTAGGAATTTACTTAAATAATCATGTTGGATATGACTATCATTTATTAACACCAATGCTTGAAAATACAATTGAGTTTATTAAAGAAGCGGAAAAAACAAATTATAACCATTTAATTTGTATAGCTAAACTATTAAAAAATAAACTTGCGTTAAGAAAGATTTTATTAGAAGGTTATTTTGAAACAAAAAATTTTGACGGTGCTAAAGAAGAATTAAATGAAATGAGAAAAAATTTAATCGATGTCGTAGAATCTTTTGAAAAGAACTGGAATGAACGTAATAAAATGTTTGGTTTAGAAGTTATTCAAAATCGATTATTTAGTCAACTTAGAAGGATTGACACTTATGAATCATTGGTGAACAACTACCATTTTGACGAAAAATTAGAATTTTTAGAAGAAAAACTAGAAAAAGATCCTTGGAATAATGTTAAATTTATTGATGTTGCTTTATCTAGTAAACAATAA
- a CDS encoding LacI family DNA-binding transcriptional regulator, which produces MSKKVSMQDIANRLNISRMTVSKVFNDDKDISSEMKDKVRLMAQEMGYQYKKNDQFNLVVLVPEVFLAATEDFYTTLYKRLNENAVTKNVSLVLKIVNKQDENNLNLNFNVQGKDGILMLGQFSKVFVNEVKKFDLPIVCIDFYYDDLALDSIVSNNFNAGYIATKYLIKKGHHDIGFIGKIPSTNSIIDRYLGYSKALLEYGLDLKEAKIIPDRDELGNMIDLKLPEKLPSAFLCNNDHIAYLLIQQLEKINIKVPEEVSVIGFDDVIYSKISNPQITTMKVSRKYMAEQAMYLMLRRIHNKKAKLINMTLECLMVERDSVKSYEGEK; this is translated from the coding sequence ATGTCGAAAAAAGTTTCGATGCAAGACATCGCTAATCGCTTAAATATTTCAAGAATGACTGTTTCTAAAGTCTTTAATGATGATAAAGATATCTCTAGTGAAATGAAAGATAAAGTTAGATTAATGGCACAGGAAATGGGATACCAATATAAAAAGAATGATCAGTTTAATTTAGTCGTTTTAGTACCTGAAGTATTCCTAGCTGCGACTGAAGACTTTTATACAACACTTTATAAAAGATTAAATGAAAATGCAGTTACAAAAAATGTAAGTTTAGTTTTAAAAATTGTAAATAAACAAGATGAAAATAATTTAAATTTGAATTTTAATGTACAAGGTAAAGACGGAATTTTAATGTTAGGTCAATTCAGTAAAGTATTTGTGAATGAAGTGAAAAAATTTGATTTACCAATTGTATGCATTGACTTTTACTATGATGATTTAGCATTAGATAGTATTGTTTCAAATAACTTTAATGCAGGATATATAGCAACAAAATATTTAATTAAAAAAGGTCATCATGATATAGGGTTTATTGGTAAAATTCCATCCACAAATTCAATTATTGACCGTTACTTAGGTTATTCCAAAGCATTATTAGAATATGGACTTGATTTAAAAGAAGCAAAAATTATTCCAGATAGAGATGAATTAGGTAATATGATTGATTTGAAATTACCAGAAAAATTGCCATCAGCATTTTTATGTAATAATGATCATATTGCATATTTACTTATTCAACAATTAGAAAAAATTAATATTAAGGTTCCAGAAGAAGTTTCAGTCATTGGATTTGATGATGTTATTTATTCAAAGATATCTAATCCTCAAATCACAACGATGAAAGTATCAAGAAAATATATGGCAGAACAAGCAATGTACTTAATGTTAAGACGTATTCATAATAAAAAAGCTAAATTAATTAATATGACTTTGGAGTGTCTCATGGTTGAAAGAGATTCTGTAAAATCATATGAAGGAGAAAAATGA